The following coding sequences lie in one Crassostrea angulata isolate pt1a10 chromosome 10, ASM2561291v2, whole genome shotgun sequence genomic window:
- the LOC128165556 gene encoding ragulator complex protein LAMTOR3-A-like yields the protein MEEAKNYLSKLSSTVEGLLAIVVTDRDGIPLIKVAMDHVPEQALRHSFLSTFGSATEQANKLGLKQTQSVISMFKNYQVVQINKYPLIVTFIAESSANTGLLLNLETDMGDLLSDLQRVVPAS from the exons ATGGAA GAAGCGAAAAATTATCTATCAAAATTGAGCAGCAC GGTGGAAGGCCTGCTGGCTATAGTGGTGACAGACAGAGACGGCATTCCTCTAATAAAAG TTGCAATGGACCACGTACCAGAGCAAGCCCTACGTCACAGCTTCTTGAGTACGTTTGGATCAGCCACGGAACAAGCTAACAAGCTCGGACTCAAGCAGACACAATCTGTTATCtccatgtttaaaaattatcag GTTGTGCAAATCAACAAATATCCGCTGATTGTAACGTTTATTGCTGAAAGCAGTGCAAATACTG GCTTGCTGCTTAATTTGGAGACCGATATGGGAGATTTACTGAGTGACCTCCAGCGTGTAGTGCCTGCCTCCTAG